In uncultured Desulfovibrio sp., the genomic stretch CACCAGCGCCGCATAACCCCCCAAGCGGGTTCAGGAGAACCGCATTATGAACGTTATTGACTTTCGCTTTCGCCCAAACACGCCAGAAATCATTAACGGCATCAAGAACAGCGCCATGTTCAAGGCGGCCTGCAAAGCCATTGGCTTTGACGCCCGCAAGCCCCAGCCTCTTGACGAGATTGTGGCTGATCTGAACAATCTTGGTGTGGAACTTGGGGTCATAACCGGTCGTGACTGCGAAACCACTTACGGATTTCCGGCCAACAACAACAGCGTGCTGGAGTTTTGCAGGGCTTATCCTGACAAGTTTGTGGGGTTCTGGGGCATTGATCCGCACAAAAAAATGGACGCGGTGCGCGAAATTGAGCGCGTGGTTGCCGATTACGGCATGAAGGGTATTGCCATTGACCCTTACCTTGCGCACATACCCGCTTCCGAGGCCAGGTTTTATCCGCTGTACACCAAGTGCTGCGAGCTGAATATTCCTGTGTTCATCACCATGGCTCCGCCGCCGCAGGTGCCGGGGGCCATTCTGGAATACGCAGACCCACGCGATGTGGACAAGGTCG encodes the following:
- a CDS encoding amidohydrolase family protein; amino-acid sequence: MNVIDFRFRPNTPEIINGIKNSAMFKAACKAIGFDARKPQPLDEIVADLNNLGVELGVITGRDCETTYGFPANNNSVLEFCRAYPDKFVGFWGIDPHKKMDAVREIERVVADYGMKGIAIDPYLAHIPASEARFYPLYTKCCELNIPVFITMAPPPQVPGAILEYADPRDVDKVARDFPELTLIMSHGGYPFVNEAIYTCLRNANVYMDISEYERAPMVDVYVRAMNDLIPDKILFASAHPFVELADALDAYKHFDLTEEVRRKVMYENARRVLGLS